The following proteins are encoded in a genomic region of Phaeodactylum tricornutum CCAP 1055/1 chromosome 1, whole genome shotgun sequence:
- a CDS encoding predicted protein: MGTLPTMKRSLMSIAIAVSVFKGSYAFVRDLQQKTPTRSARLRSSSAFASQISRSTNLQKPVGTLYGMWSQDEGLQGNDRFKACVPYFLPLLDGDQFGKYIYERIPPLGFLNDLFIGPLVNIYHGIPFLGVGLFILLTLGTRFNTDMSRNVRFNAQQAALLDVALIFPELIASGFQEDPLPRALVEPCANFVCLISSNRGRTFLGHRFSDQVVHDSTFFSPAFCRRLGIGGSITSGSKPHMRASRASISFCNSSPYLSCSSFDSKRIMAFDSSFRRAISQAKSLAFSSLDLMLSFAFVIVAQ, encoded by the exons ATGGGAACATTGCCAACAATGAAACGAAGCCTTATGTCGATAGCAATAGCTGTATCGGTTTTTAAAGGCTCGTATGCGTTTGTGAGAGACCTTCAACAAAAAACTCCGACAAGGTCGGCTCGCCTtcgttcgtcgtcggcattcGCGTCGCAAATTTCACGGTCGACAAATCTACAAAAGCCGGTGGGCACGCTGTACGGCATGTGGAGCCAGGATGAGGGATTACAAGGAAACGACCGATTTAAAGCGTGCGTTCCGTATTTTTTGCCTCTTTTGGACGGCGACCAGTTTGGCAAGTACATTTACGAGCGCATCCCTCCACTGGGCTTTCTGAACGACCTGTTCATAGGACCACTTGTCAACATTTACCATGGAATTCCTTTTTTGGGAGTGGGACTGTTCATATTATTGACGCTGGGTACAAGGTTTAATACGGATATGAGTCGAAACGTGCGTTTCAATGCACAACAAGCAGCCTTACTCGATGTGGCCCTCATTTTCCCTGAACTGATTGCAAGTGGCTTCCAAGAAGATCCGCTCCCACGTGCGCTGGTGGAACCATGCGCCAATTTCGTTTG TCTCATAAGCAGCAATCGTGGCAGAACATTCCTTGGCCATCGATTCTCCGATCAAGTTGTACACGACTCCACTTTTTTTTCGCCTGCcttttgtcgtcgtttgggCATCGGGGGCTCGATCACTTCGGGATCGAAGCCGCACATGAGAGCTTCACGGGCAAGTATCTCGTTCTGCAATTCCAGTCCATATCTTTCCTGCTCTAGCTTTGACAGCAAACGCATCATGGCGTTCGATTCCTCTTTCAGGCGGGCCATTTCGCAAGCCAAATCGCTTGctttttcgtcgttggaTCTGATGCTTTCATTTGCTTTTGTCATCGTTGCCCAGTAA